In a single window of the Synergistaceae bacterium genome:
- a CDS encoding helix-turn-helix domain-containing protein codes for MDKSSLLAHIMTLRREVDGLMDMVIAMEDTEPQPVQVKQDSPDDWMTAKQTCKCLKISETTFYEYIRQGLLPPGMEFGPRSKRWKMSEIRAWREAKQNPAGEAPRRRGRRSRVMKIGAFMHV; via the coding sequence ATGGATAAGTCATCACTGCTTGCACACATCATGACGCTTAGGCGTGAGGTAGACGGCCTCATGGACATGGTGATCGCGATGGAGGACACAGAGCCTCAGCCGGTGCAGGTGAAACAGGACAGCCCTGACGACTGGATGACGGCCAAGCAGACCTGCAAGTGCCTGAAGATCTCGGAGACCACGTTCTACGAGTACATCAGGCAGGGACTGCTTCCGCCGGGAATGGAGTTCGGGCCGAGAAGCAAACGCTGGAAGATGTCGGAGATCAGGGCATGGCGCGAGGCAAAGCAGAATCCCGCCGGTGAAGCCCCAAGACGCAGAGGCAGACGTTCGCGCGTTATGAAAATTGGAGCGTTTATGCATGTCTGA